The Rubripirellula reticaptiva DNA window GGTGCCGCATCTTTTGAGCCATCGTTTTTCTTCGCTGGCACCCGCTCGGTCGAGTTCTGTGGTCCGCCAAGCGTCGGGTAAACAATCACGGGGTTCCCGGATCGCCAAAACGTTGCCGCAGTTTCCAATGCGTCTTCGGCTCGTTGCCCCTTGATCGGAATCACTCGAACTTGTTCGGTACCTAGTGAATCAGCGGCGTGATTGGTGGGGTTCGCCGAAGCAGCGGCGCTTGATTCCAAGCCGTCCACGATCGTTCTGATTTGATCAAGTTCGTGCCGCTTGGCACGCACAAACAGTCGCTTGTTCCCTGGATCGGCATCGATCCGTGGTGCCGCCGGATCGACGTCGTCTGGATCATCCAGCGGCGATGGCAGGTCAAGCATCTGTTCCAACAATGTGATCACAAAGTACGGATCGGTGTGGTTCAGCGGGATCACTTCGAACACGGCATCGGATGCTTGGACTTGCTTGACCGTGTCTTGAATTTGTTTTTGAACATCGGCGGTCGCAAGAGCAACGATCGAGCTAGCGTCCTTGTCGACGGAAAGCCGAACCGTTTTGCCGGACAACAATGTTTGCAACACGTTGTAGACCGTGTCGACGTTGCCACCTTCGACCAAGTGAGACTGCAACGTCATCTCGCCGCCGATTTCCAGCCCGTTTGATTTTGGCTGGTCGATCGACTCGACCAGTCGCTCGATTACTTTGACTTTGTCTTCGACGCCCGTGACGAAGATGTGTTTGCCGAGCAGGTCAGCCGACAGACTGACATCGATGCCAATCATCTCGCCCGTGGCCAAACCCAAGTGCGGACGCGCGACCAGCAAGACGTCTTCGGCTTCGACGTGTTGCAGCGAGAACGTCTTCACGACCGTTCCGTTGTCCATGAAGCTGGGTTCGAAAGCGGACAGCACGTCGCGAACGTTACGAAGCTTTGCGACCGTGTCCGTGATCATTAATTGATTGGTCTTTGACAGCACCTTGGGAGACGACATCAAGCTAAGTGCCGCCAGCTCATCAACTGCGTCGTCCGCTTCGATTTCACCGAGCGCGAAAATGCACTTCACCACTTCGTGGTTGCTTGGCATGTCTTCGAGCGATTCGACCGGAATTTGTTTGGCCAACAGGTCGAGTTGTTGAAGGCTGCGAGGGTCACCGAGGTTGATCACTGACAACAGTTGCCCACTGCGAACGAGCGTGTAACCTTCGGCGAGCAAGAACAGGTTGATTCGATCGATTGCGCCAGATACTTCGTAAGCTGACGCATCCGAGTAAGTAAAACTGCCGGGCGGCAGGTCGCCAACATGAAGTGCCAAGCCAGACTGGTCGGCGACCCAGCGAATGACTTCACGCCAAGGCGTTCCATTGAACGAGAAACGCAGTTCGCCATTCGCAGAAGCGTCGCTGCTGAAAACGTCGCTGTCCGGAGCACTGATCCCAGAAACGGCTGGGGTTGGAACGATCGGTTCCGCCTCATCAACTGCCAGCGTCGTTGAAGGAGCTTCGATAGCATCAATCGCACCGTTGGCGACTTCTGCCGGAGGATCAACCAGGGGATCCTGTCCTACGGCGATAGGAGAGGCGGCGATTGATCCGAACAGGCATGATCCGATCAACAATCTGCGAACCCGATGTGAGGTTCGGCGTTGGAGCGTTTTCATTTTCATGCGACCAGCGGACGACCCGAAGGCCGAGCGTCATGCGGGGAGGTGGGAGAGACAGTGAAGGGTAGTCTGACAAACACCAGCATCCGATGGCTGGCGATTTTCGAGGGGTCAGAGCCGGCTTCAAGCTCGAGGGTGGGACTTAGCGGTAGGACTCGATAGTTTACTGGTTTGGCAAGGAATGTCAATGTTTTCGGGCGTGCCCTGATCCGCTGTCGACCCGAGAAGGCCGCATAATCCGACCTTTTGGCGGACTCTTTCGGTTGGTCAGCATTGATAGGATGGAAGTTGACGCAACTCTTCTCGCCTATTCTCTGTTTCTCGCAAATTCTACTTGCCTCGACCGGAAACGTCCTATGATTCGCTCTTCTTTCGGCTACCGACGGGTTTTGCCGTATGTGCTAGGGGTACTTGCTGCTTTGACCCCACTTTTGGCGATTCAGCACGTTCTGGCCGCGGGTGAAAGCGACCTGGTGCCACGCTATTTGTTGGGGCTCGTTCATGCTCCCGAAGTGCACCGGGAATTGGACCTGACCGCTGACCAGGTCGTCGGTCTGGAGAGTCTGTTTCAAGAGATCGATCCAGTATGGTTCCCCGCTCGAAATTTGCCGACCGACCAGCGTTTGGTCGTCGTTGATGAACTTGAAGGACGGGTACGGGACTGGTTTTCCGAAAATGCGTCGGACCAGCAAAGTCAGCGTTTACGCCAGTTGGAGTTCTACGCGCAGGGCAGTCGGATTCTTTTGCGAGACGACGTTGCCCAGGAACTTGGGATCGATGCCGCCCAACAGGCAAAGATTGCTGAGGTTGCCGAGGCCAGCCAGGCGGCTCAGCAGAAGCTTGCGGCGACAAAGTATGGTGACGAATCGTTAGCCGAACTTCGCGCCGATGTGACCAAGAAAGTGGCCGCCGAACAAAGCGTGATGAACCAAGTCTTTCGCCCAGAGCAACGGGGGAAGTTGTCGAAGATGTTGGGTGAGCGATACGATCCCAGTCGGTTGTCGCGGATCTACGCGATGGCACCCAATTTTGGGCCGTCGCAGGAGTGGATCAATTCATCGCCTCTGTCGATGGGAAAATTGCGTGGCAAAGTCGTGCTGGTCCATTTCTACGCGTTTCAATGTCACAACTGTCACGCCAACTTTGACATCTACAGGCGCTGGGCCGAAACGTATTCCGACGACGAGGTCGTCGTGATCGGCATCCAAACGCCGGAAACCAGTCGCGAACGAGACGCCGGTGCCGTTCGTGCGGCCGCGAAAGAAAAGGGATTGACGTTCCCCATCCAAATCGACCTCGATTCAAAATCCTGGGCCGCCTGGGGCAACACGATGTGGCCTACCGTCTACGTCGTCGACAAAAACGGCTACATCCGCCATTGGTGGAGCGGCGAACTGAACTGGAAAGGCGCCACCGCCGACAAAACAATCGAGCAAGTCGTCGACAAGCTGCTAGCCGAAAAAGTCTAGCTGTACCGAGTCAGTATCATCGAATGGGCGTGCCAGCGAGTTGTTTGTCTGAACAACTGAGCTCTTCCGGCAATAAGCAGAGAATTCAGCAGGAATTACGGAATTGCCACGAAAAGTTGACAGTGGATCGGTCCTAACGGGAAGGTAATTGGTGCGTCATGTGGATCAGATCGCGCCGACGAGTAACGGTTCTTTGATCGCTTGCTCGAACTCGATTGGACTTCGGTAATCCAGTGACGAGTGCAGGCGGCGAGGATTGTAAAAGCGTTCAATGTGGTCCGACGTGTGGCGTGTTCGTGCGTTTCGTAAATCTGCTGGGCTTCTTCTGTCTTGTAGCTCTTGAAGAACGATTCCATCGGAGCGTTGTCGTAGCAGTTGCCGCGACGACTCATGCTTTGAATGATTTCGTTGGTGGGTAATCGGCTTCGGAAATGTTCGCTGGCATATTGCGAACCGCGATCACTATGAACTACCAGCCCAGCTCTGGAGGAACGACACGCAAGTGATTGATCCAACGCCGCGACCACCAATTCAGAATCGATGTTGAGACTGGTGTTCTAGCCAATGATCTTGCGTGAATGCAGATCGACAAAGGCGCACAGATAAGTGAATCCCTCTTTGGTCGGTATGTACGTGATATCAGTGAGCCAAACTTGATCGATGGTTTCAGTAGAGAAGTTTTGGTTAAGCAGATTGGGGGCGATCGGTTGGTCGTGGTTGGAGTCGGTGGTCGAGATTCTGAATTTGGTTCGGCGATTGGCTTGGATTCCTGTTATCCGCATGCACTTTGCGACAGTGTTCCGGCAGCACTCAATACCGCGAATGATCAGTTCTCGGTGCATTCTTGGACTTCCGTAAGCATCGAAATGCTTCTCTAAATGAACCTCTTGGATGGCCCGAGTGATTTGCGTTTGTTTCGTTTCGGTTGCCGTGACATCGAGATGAGTGAACCGGTAGTACGCCGCACGCGATACTTCGAGAGTTCGACAGAGCACCGCGATCGGCCACCGGTCGCGATGCTTGTCAATGAACTTGAGCCTCAGTTGCTTTCTTTGGCGAAGAACGCCGTCGCTTTTTCTAAAATGTCGTGTTCCATCTTGAGTTGTCGGTCCTCCTAACAGAGCCGCTTCAACTCGGCCTCGACCGACTGGCTGCCGGCGGGGTGGCTGGAAATGTCCCTTCTTCATCAAAGGACTTCTTCCATTTGCGAAGCATGGTTTCACGGATACTCAAATCTTTGGCGACAACGGCATACGTCAGCCCCTGTTCGATGATTTTCTTTACGGCGGCCAGTTTGAATTCTCGGCTGAATGTTCGACGCTTGTCCATGGTTCGGATCTCCTGTCAGAGAAGTCTGACATCTCTCCATCCACTGTCAACTTTTCGTGGGCAATTCCAAACATCTTAACGGCGTAGTTCGGCTGGTACGTCCGCGAGCGCCGCGTCGGGCAACTCATACGAACCCGCTAACAACTCGCAGTCTTCGTTAACCAGTTCGGGGTAAGTCGATCCGTGCAGCACTTCGACGGCGAAAATCTCTTGCACGGCGTCCTCGAACTTGACGAAGGCGACGAT harbors:
- a CDS encoding secretin N-terminal domain-containing protein; translated protein: MKTLQRRTSHRVRRLLIGSCLFGSIAASPIAVGQDPLVDPPAEVANGAIDAIEAPSTTLAVDEAEPIVPTPAVSGISAPDSDVFSSDASANGELRFSFNGTPWREVIRWVADQSGLALHVGDLPPGSFTYSDASAYEVSGAIDRINLFLLAEGYTLVRSGQLLSVINLGDPRSLQQLDLLAKQIPVESLEDMPSNHEVVKCIFALGEIEADDAVDELAALSLMSSPKVLSKTNQLMITDTVAKLRNVRDVLSAFEPSFMDNGTVVKTFSLQHVEAEDVLLVARPHLGLATGEMIGIDVSLSADLLGKHIFVTGVEDKVKVIERLVESIDQPKSNGLEIGGEMTLQSHLVEGGNVDTVYNVLQTLLSGKTVRLSVDKDASSIVALATADVQKQIQDTVKQVQASDAVFEVIPLNHTDPYFVITLLEQMLDLPSPLDDPDDVDPAAPRIDADPGNKRLFVRAKRHELDQIRTIVDGLESSAAASANPTNHAADSLGTEQVRVIPIKGQRAEDALETAATFWRSGNPVIVYPTLGGPQNSTERVPAKKNDGSKDAAPNETKSAKELAFRTHAASMPAASPHRDAGPRQLTVVSNAKAPTIRCQVTPQGILLQSDDTEALDRFESHLKTIAGPADLLPPEPVVFYLQHCRPDDALRILGELLEGGQSAREGEAGTLVNGYVSGGPSGSYLSMISSREGTTTMMAGSITVVADSRLNRLIVQGTAEDIEEVAGYLTIIDKDESIASIETYGRSKVIELQHTKAADVADSIRDAFVGRVAEDTKSQNGAAGPSSLKGGVEPRPTTAAAKAAAAKQAAKEEPARNLEPKMTVAVHEATNSLIITAPEALLAEVESLIERIDSRGEQAVEVITPMNSEIYGLLLQQLTSDEKSTGAIRSTAKPASTSRSTSSRGR
- a CDS encoding redoxin domain-containing protein, whose product is MIRSSFGYRRVLPYVLGVLAALTPLLAIQHVLAAGESDLVPRYLLGLVHAPEVHRELDLTADQVVGLESLFQEIDPVWFPARNLPTDQRLVVVDELEGRVRDWFSENASDQQSQRLRQLEFYAQGSRILLRDDVAQELGIDAAQQAKIAEVAEASQAAQQKLAATKYGDESLAELRADVTKKVAAEQSVMNQVFRPEQRGKLSKMLGERYDPSRLSRIYAMAPNFGPSQEWINSSPLSMGKLRGKVVLVHFYAFQCHNCHANFDIYRRWAETYSDDEVVVIGIQTPETSRERDAGAVRAAAKEKGLTFPIQIDLDSKSWAAWGNTMWPTVYVVDKNGYIRHWWSGELNWKGATADKTIEQVVDKLLAEKV
- a CDS encoding IS3 family transposase; the protein is MLCRTLEVSRAAYYRFTHLDVTATETKQTQITRAIQEVHLEKHFDAYGSPRMHRELIIRGIECCRNTVAKCMRITGIQANRRTKFRISTTDSNHDQPIAPNLLNQNFSTETIDQVWLTDITYIPTKEGFTYLCAFVDLHSRKIIG
- a CDS encoding transposase; its protein translation is MDKRRTFSREFKLAAVKKIIEQGLTYAVVAKDLSIRETMLRKWKKSFDEEGTFPATPPAASRSRPS